Proteins from a single region of Anaerolineales bacterium:
- a CDS encoding aspartate aminotransferase family protein, giving the protein MENIEESKSNLSPVWSRIFSIEVDHGEGSYLYDVHGNRYLDFTCGIAVTNTGHCHPQVVEAIRKQAGLLIHGQANIVLHKPMLELVAELKTVVNPVIDGYFFTNSGAEAVEGAVKLARHATGRTNIIVFQGSFHGRTVGTMSLTTSKTVYRAGYQPLMAGVFVAPYPYSYKYGWSDEQTTQWCLDELDFLFFSQTAPQETAAILIEPVLGEGGYVVPPAGFLSSLREICDKYGIMLIIDEIQSGFGRTGKWFAQEHFNVTPDIMTVAKGIASGMPLSGVFSRLELMKKWQTGTHGGTYGGNAIACAAGVATIRAMRDEKMPENAQVRGAQLINHLRRLQLDYPVIGDVRGLGLMIGVEFRTPDRKPDKATTKAVIQACFDRKLMLLACGSFDNVIRWIPPLVVTEKQIEEAVDIFADVLKTVVK; this is encoded by the coding sequence ATGGAAAATATTGAAGAGAGCAAGTCAAATTTATCGCCAGTCTGGTCACGGATATTCTCTATAGAAGTTGACCATGGTGAGGGCAGCTATTTATATGATGTCCACGGCAACCGCTACCTTGATTTTACCTGCGGTATTGCGGTAACGAACACTGGGCATTGCCACCCGCAGGTAGTTGAAGCTATTCGCAAACAAGCTGGACTATTAATTCACGGCCAGGCAAACATCGTGCTGCATAAACCCATGCTTGAACTGGTGGCTGAGCTGAAAACCGTTGTAAATCCTGTCATTGATGGTTATTTCTTCACCAACTCTGGCGCTGAGGCAGTAGAGGGTGCAGTAAAACTGGCCAGGCACGCCACTGGTCGGACAAATATCATCGTGTTCCAGGGAAGTTTCCATGGGCGAACCGTTGGAACGATGAGCCTGACCACATCCAAAACCGTATATCGGGCAGGATACCAGCCACTGATGGCTGGCGTATTTGTAGCGCCATACCCTTACAGCTATAAATATGGATGGTCTGATGAGCAGACCACACAGTGGTGCCTGGATGAGCTTGACTTCCTTTTCTTCTCGCAGACCGCACCTCAGGAAACTGCTGCGATCCTGATCGAACCGGTGCTGGGTGAAGGTGGATATGTTGTGCCGCCGGCAGGATTTTTAAGTAGCCTGCGTGAGATTTGTGATAAGTATGGCATCATGTTGATTATCGATGAAATTCAATCCGGTTTTGGACGGACAGGTAAGTGGTTTGCTCAGGAACATTTCAATGTGACCCCGGATATCATGACCGTAGCCAAGGGTATTGCTTCAGGGATGCCTCTCTCGGGTGTGTTCAGCCGGTTGGAACTAATGAAAAAGTGGCAGACGGGAACCCATGGCGGAACCTATGGTGGTAATGCCATTGCGTGTGCAGCTGGTGTGGCAACCATTCGAGCGATGCGAGATGAGAAAATGCCTGAAAATGCCCAGGTACGCGGCGCACAATTGATCAATCACTTGCGTCGTTTGCAGTTGGATTATCCGGTTATTGGAGATGTGCGCGGCTTGGGTTTGATGATCGGAGTAGAATTCAGAACTCCTGACAGGAAACCAGATAAAGCTACCACAAAAGCAGTCATCCAGGCTTGCTTCGACCGGAAACTGATGCTTTTGGCTTGTGGCTCGTTCGACAATGTCATACGCTGGATACCACCTCTGGTGGTGACTGAGAAGCAAATCGAAGAAGCAGTCGATATCTTCGCAGACGTGTTGAAAACGGTCGTAAAATAA
- a CDS encoding aspartate aminotransferase family protein — MVNIARAHMEKLLKAEELRFHETHQKSYQLYKRARKSLHGGVPMLWMIRWAGTFPIFVDEGKGAHFTDVDGNRYIDFCLGDTGAMTGHAPDKTVEAITKQVGKGITYMLPTEDVIWVGEELQRRFGLPYWQFTLTATDANRFAIRMAREVTQRKYILVYNYCYHGSVDETFITIGDKGVGPRRGNLGPPVNPAETTKVIEFNDIEALESALAPGDVACVLAEPAMTNIGIIHPDPGYHAALREITRRTGTLLIIDETHSICTGPRGYTGAYKLEPDMFTLGKPLAGGVPAAVYGFSQEVADRFAARLSLEDSDVGGIGGTLAGNALSIAAMRATLEYVLTEAAYERAIGLAVHFANGVQSVIDEKHLPWIVKRLGCRSEYWFREKPPRNGREAFDAIDSELDRYMHLYSLNQGILMTPFHNMALIAPDTTRDDVDYHTQVFRNAVENLLNQ, encoded by the coding sequence ATGGTAAATATTGCGCGTGCGCACATGGAGAAGCTGCTTAAAGCAGAAGAATTACGCTTTCATGAGACGCATCAAAAATCATATCAGCTCTATAAACGCGCCCGGAAAAGCTTGCATGGTGGAGTGCCCATGCTTTGGATGATCCGCTGGGCCGGAACTTTCCCGATTTTCGTCGATGAAGGTAAAGGGGCACATTTTACAGATGTCGATGGGAACAGGTATATCGATTTCTGCCTGGGGGATACAGGTGCAATGACGGGGCATGCTCCTGATAAAACAGTTGAAGCGATTACGAAGCAGGTGGGAAAAGGGATCACCTACATGCTCCCCACAGAAGATGTGATTTGGGTGGGAGAAGAACTTCAAAGGCGTTTCGGATTGCCTTACTGGCAGTTCACCCTCACCGCCACGGATGCCAATCGGTTTGCCATCCGCATGGCACGCGAAGTCACCCAGCGAAAGTATATCCTCGTTTACAACTACTGTTACCATGGCTCGGTGGATGAGACATTTATCACAATTGGTGATAAAGGAGTTGGACCACGCAGAGGAAACCTGGGTCCACCTGTCAATCCAGCTGAGACCACCAAGGTGATTGAGTTCAATGATATTGAAGCGCTCGAAAGCGCATTAGCTCCGGGAGACGTGGCTTGCGTGCTGGCAGAACCAGCGATGACGAACATCGGCATCATTCATCCAGATCCGGGATACCATGCAGCTCTCAGAGAGATCACACGCCGGACTGGCACTTTATTGATTATTGATGAGACGCATTCCATTTGCACTGGACCACGCGGCTATACCGGCGCATATAAATTAGAGCCCGACATGTTCACTTTAGGGAAACCGCTGGCTGGGGGTGTGCCTGCAGCCGTATACGGATTTTCCCAGGAGGTGGCTGACCGATTTGCTGCCAGGTTGAGCCTGGAAGATTCTGATGTGGGAGGGATTGGTGGTACACTGGCTGGCAATGCCCTATCGATCGCGGCCATGCGAGCTACCCTTGAGTACGTATTAACAGAAGCTGCTTATGAAAGGGCTATCGGATTGGCTGTTCACTTTGCAAATGGTGTTCAGTCTGTGATCGATGAGAAACACCTCCCATGGATCGTAAAAAGGTTGGGGTGCCGTAGCGAATACTGGTTTCGTGAAAAGCCTCCCAGGAATGGTAGAGAGGCGTTTGATGCCATCGATAGTGAGTTGGATCGCTATATGCACCTTTATTCACTCAACCAGGGGATATTAATGACCCCATTTCATAACATGGCTTTGATCGCCCCCGACACTACCAGAGATGATGTCGATTATCATACGCAAGTATTCCGTAATGCAGTAGAAAATTTGTTGAATCAATAA